The following DNA comes from Solanum stenotomum isolate F172 chromosome 11, ASM1918654v1, whole genome shotgun sequence.
AGTTCAATTTTcaacaaagaaaaggaaaaaaatatttggtgatttctttccatttgttTTAGCCTTGGTAGACAAGGTTATCTCATATATATTGCTAGTGGCAGATGACCTGTGGAATAAATCGAGTTGAGCATAAGCTGACCCGAACACCAcgattataaaaaaagaaattaaccAATACCTCCTCTATTCACTTTGGACTTTACATGCTTCTGtagaaataatattgatatagCTATTTTAgcataatattcatattaattaattctCAATTTTaggtcttgaaaaatattttgaaaaaaattcaatgttAACGATaaacatacaacaacaacaataacatcacTAAAGTAATCCCACACAATGAGGTCAGGAGGTTGAGGGTAAACATgtctttttctatatatatactaaaaataacaaataaattgaagaaatctaattttttttagtaaaaataacaaaaaaatatttttagtaaggttgACAACTAATACGAGCAGGAGATATAttgtacaaatattttaaatagggACAAAAGTTAAATAGTGGCACAAAATAAATCTCAGCTAGTACTCTCACCCAATCTCTCAAATTcaccaaaatttatttttccccAAAATTCGAATCCCTAAAATTTTCAAAGCAATTTCGGAAGCCAttgttcttcttcctctttattATAGGTATTCACTTCTTGTTTCTTTTGTTCGCCAATTTATATTAGCTTTGAtccttatttttgttgttgtttctttataatattgttgtatttttgttatttagatCTGTTTATACCCTTTttccacaaaaagaaaaaaagaagagaacttTTTGCTTTTTGGGTTTTTAGGAGGTAATTTTCTCTGTTGGGGGTTCTTGTTTCTGCATTATTTAGGGTGTTCtattgtattcttgaattttagGTTACCTTTTTTGTTGGGTAcgaggagaggtagaggtatGTTGAAGAACTATTCGGGAAAAGTGATTAGACAGAATATGACGCAACTACGACTTATCTAGGACATGACCATAGATATGAGGGTATGGAGGTTAGgttagaaggttagtaggtagttgaGGTTTGACTCACTTTTCGACAAATTGAGGCTTTGTAGGAGCTTGGAAGCTCCATGTTTGTCATAGTTTTACCCTTATACATGTACTTTCTTTTCTTGAGTTTTAGGTTACCTTTATTGTCTTGTTTAGTGGGTAcgaggagaggtagaggtagaggtaggtTGAATAACTATTTTGGGAGAATTATTAGACATAATATGATGCAACTTCAGCTTATTAAGGACAAGACCATAGATATGAGGGTATGGAGGTCACAAATTAGGTTAGAAGGTTGGtaggttagtaggtagttgaGCTTTGACtcattttttgacaaatttagGCATTGTAGGAGCTTGAGAGCTCCGTGTTTGTCATAGTATTAGCCTTATACATGTATTTTCTTTTCCGTTACCGCATTATTTCGCTGtgattgtttcttttctttgatgcTCTGTACTTCTTTTATTAATTGACATGTTTTCTTTTACTGTTGTATGCCATTACCTGTTAGTACTTTGATTTGTTGCACTTGAGACGAGAGTCTTTTGGAAACGGCCTCTCTACCTCtacgaggtaggggtaaggtttgtgtacactTTCCCCTCCCCAaactccacttgtgggattacattgggtatgttgttgttacttTGTGGTCTTTGTTTCTGGGGTGTGGTTAGtttgcctttttcttcttttatttttttcaaggaaTATTGGTTTGTACAACTTCTGCTGATTCTTGAAATTTCTTATAGGGCTCTGCTGTTGAATATTTAGGGTTAGGGGAACCAATTTTATGGAATTTGAATGCCAAAGAGGTACTAAGATTGGTTTGGAAGATTGTTCTATAGATTGTGTAGACTACCCCTGTAGAGAAAAAGTTGATACTAGTTTTATTGAACCTTCAAAGAACCCAAAGAGTTTCATATTTGACTCGGAGAAGCAAAACTCATTGTGGAGATTGGATGGGAAAGGTGGTAGTTTGAGTTTGAAATGCGAAGAGTTGCTCGCTGTTAATGAGGTCCTGCCTGATTGTCGGTCTATTACTGACCTCCCTCCGGCATTGATCTCAGAAATACTTAATTGCTTAGAACCAAAGGAGCTTGGTGTTGTTTCGTGTGTGAATGCGTCATTGTATCGTCTTGCTTCGGAGCACCATGTGTGGAAGGAGTTCTATTGTGAAAGGTGGGGGCAGCCAATATTGTTGGCACCTCTGGGCGCAGAGCATGCAGATGAGAAGTCGTGGAAGGAGCTTTTTGTGGAGAGGGAGTTCCGTAGTAAAACATTCATGGGACGCTATAGTATTGATACATTGTATGGTCATACTGAGGCTGTTAGAAGTGTTTCCGTTTTATCTTCAAAGAAACTTCTGTTTACTTCAGGGTATGATCAGATAGTGCGAATGTGGGACTTGGAAGAAGGTTTGTCTATTGCATCATCTCGCCCTCTTGGCTGCACTATTCGTGCAGTTGCGGCTGATTCGAGGCTCTTAATAGCAGGGGGTACAGATGGATTCATACATGGTTGGAGAGCAGAGGATGGaaatccacatctctttgatcTTAGATCACCTCAGAACCAGAACATGGAATTCAGAGTTTGGGAACATGAAGGACCAATAACATGTCTTGCATTGGATTTGAATAAGATGTACAGTGGTTCTTGGGACATGAGTATTCGTGTTTGGGATCGATCTTCTTTGAAATGTCTGAAAGTTCTAATGCACAATGACTGGGTTTGGAGCCTTGCTCCCCATGATACAACAGTAGCGAGCGCTGCAGGCTCAGATCTTTATGTCTGGGACACTAATATTGGGTCAGAACTTGCTACCGTCAACAATGTTCATGCTGGAAATGCTTTTTCCTTGGCGCGAAGTCACACAGGGAAGCTCCTATTCACTGGAGGGGAAGATGGAGCTATACGCATGTTCGAGATCAGTAGAAATGATAAGTTTCATCTCAGGCGTGTGGCGACATGGATTCCTCACTCGGGTGCTGTTTATTCTCTTGCATTTGAGTTCCCTTGGCTTGTTTCAGCTTCCAGTGATGGAAAACTCTCACTTATTGATGTGAGAAAGCTGTTGAGGACGAATCGGAGTTATGTGATGGAGAAGCCTTCGAAGGTTGACAATAGGGCTAAAAATGTAGAGCCACCTCAAAGAATGTTACATGGATTTGGGAGCAATCTGTTTGCTGTGGATGTTGGCCTTGATCGTATTGTATGTGCTGGAGAAGAAGGCATTGTTAGGATCTGGAACTTCTCAGAAGCTTTGGAGGTTGAGCAGAGAGTTCGAGCATTAAGAGGATTAAGGTTAGAGAACAGAATGAGGAGGCGTAAACTTCAGTCTGAAATGACTGGTAAAGGCAGCCGTGCTGATCAGTGCTCAGTTGCTGCTAAGAAGAATCAATTGAATGGTGATAGGAACAGCTG
Coding sequences within:
- the LOC125844138 gene encoding F-box/WD-40 repeat-containing protein At5g21040-like, whose translation is MEFECQRGTKIGLEDCSIDCVDYPCREKVDTSFIEPSKNPKSFIFDSEKQNSLWRLDGKGGSLSLKCEELLAVNEVLPDCRSITDLPPALISEILNCLEPKELGVVSCVNASLYRLASEHHVWKEFYCERWGQPILLAPLGAEHADEKSWKELFVEREFRSKTFMGRYSIDTLYGHTEAVRSVSVLSSKKLLFTSGYDQIVRMWDLEEGLSIASSRPLGCTIRAVAADSRLLIAGGTDGFIHGWRAEDGNPHLFDLRSPQNQNMEFRVWEHEGPITCLALDLNKMYSGSWDMSIRVWDRSSLKCLKVLMHNDWVWSLAPHDTTVASAAGSDLYVWDTNIGSELATVNNVHAGNAFSLARSHTGKLLFTGGEDGAIRMFEISRNDKFHLRRVATWIPHSGAVYSLAFEFPWLVSASSDGKLSLIDVRKLLRTNRSYVMEKPSKVDNRAKNVEPPQRMLHGFGSNLFAVDVGLDRIVCAGEEGIVRIWNFSEALEVEQRVRALRGLRLENRMRRRKLQSEMTGKGSRADQCSVAAKKNQLNGDRNSWCNKRRVTGKLKA